In Cheilinus undulatus linkage group 16, ASM1832078v1, whole genome shotgun sequence, one DNA window encodes the following:
- the ddah2 gene encoding N(G),N(G)-dimethylarginine dimethylaminohydrolase 2: MANICRYGSFTHAVVRGIPETFGKAEAGDSRENGDISVDLAKAQRQFGCLTGALRQKVGLQLIEIPPDPELPESWRIEDVAVIQGDTALMTRPYKHQRRSEAEAVRRVMSELNLTVVEMGTDGDSGGATLEGSDVLFTGREFFVGLSSHTNRSGAEVLADTFRDFAVSTVPVCGGARLKNICSMGGPDAIIINNSDGAKKTLRMMEQLTDHHYEVLTVPEESAANCVYIRGPSSRDFLLHRPAEECPDSVAAFQKLQDYTLLPTACSEASKLGASLSSLCLLINRKHTYF, from the exons ATGGCAAACATTTGCCGATATGGCAGCTTCACCCACGCCGTGGTGCGAGGCATCCCAGAGACCTTTGGGAAAGCTGAGGCGGGGGACAGTCGTGAGAACGGGGATATTTCTGTGGACCTGGCCAAAGCTCAGCGGCAGTTTGGGTGCCTGACAGGAGCTCTGAGGCAGAAAGTTGGCCTGCAGCTGATCGAGATCCCCCCTGACCCCGAGCTGCCAGAGAGCTGGAGGATAGAGGATGTGGCAGTCATCCAGGGAGACACAGCGCTCATGACAAGGCCCTACAAGCATCAGAGACGCAGTGAG GCGGAGGCAGTGAGGAGGGTGATGTCGGAGCTAAACCTGACCGTGGTTGAGATGGGGACAGACGGGGATTCTGGAGGGGCCACACTTGAAGGCAGTGACGTCCTCTTCACAGGAAGGGAGTTCTTTGTCGGCCTCTCCTCCCACACTAACCGCAGTGGGGCTGAAGTGCTGGCGGACACTTTCAGG GACTTTGCCGTGTCCACTGTTCCTGTCTGTGGCGGAGCCCGACTGAAGAACATCTGTTCTATGGGGGGTCCAGATGcgatcatcatcaacaacagtGACGGGGCCAAGAAGACACTCCGG ATGATGGAACAGCTGACCGATCACCACTACGAAGTCCTGACTGTTCCTGAGGAATCAGCTGCAAACTGCGTCTACATCAGAGGCCCTTCTAGTCGAGACTTCCTGCTCCATCGGCCTGCAGAGGAATGTCCTGACAGTGTGGCT GCCTTCCAGAAGCTCCAGGACTACACCCTCCTGCCTACAGCCTGCAGCGAGGCCTCCAAACTGGGAGCCTCTCTGTCCTCGCTGTGCCTGCTCATTAACAGAAAACACACATATTTCTAA